One stretch of Oncorhynchus clarkii lewisi isolate Uvic-CL-2024 chromosome 3, UVic_Ocla_1.0, whole genome shotgun sequence DNA includes these proteins:
- the LOC139406070 gene encoding gamma-crystallin S-1-like — protein MEKIVFYEDRNFQGRSYDCKGDSADLHDFFARCNSCRVEGGWWVLYERPNYMGYQYIIGPGEYADYQHWMGFNDCIRSCRVIKKTTGPYKLRLFERPNFDGQSLEVTENLPSVQERFHSREIHSCKVQEGSWVFFEHPNFRGRQYLLERGEYRRYTEWGALHATVGSIRRIIATGER, from the exons ATGGAGAAG ATTGTGTTTTATGAGGACAGGAACTTCCAGGGGCGGTCCTACGACTGCAAAGGAGACTCCGCTGACCTGCATGACTTTTTCGCTCGATGCAACTCTTGTCGGGTGGAGGGCGGCTGGTGGGTCCTCTATGAGCGCCCCAACTACATGGGTTACCAGTACATCATAGGTCCCGGGGAGTATGCAGACTACCAGCACTGGATGGGGTTCAACGACTGCATCAGATCCTGTCGGGTCATCAAAAAG ACCACTGGCCCCTACAAGCTGAGGCTGTTCGAGAGGCCCAACTtcgatggtcagtccctggaggTAACGGAGAACCTGCCCTCTGTCCAGGAACGTTTCCACAGCCGCGAGATCCACTCCTGCAAGGTCCAGGAGGGTTCCTGGGTCTTCTTCGAGCACCCCAACTTCCGCGGCCGCCAGTACCTGCTAGAAAGGGGGGAGTACCGTCGCTACACCGAGTGGGGAGCTCTGCATGCCACCGTGGGCTCCATCCGTCGCATCATAGCCACTGGAGAGAGATGA
- the LOC139406071 gene encoding gamma-crystallin M2-like — MDRIGKIVFYEDKNFQGHHFECCSDCPELSSHFSRCNSIRVENGNWVLYERPNYLGTQYILTSGEYPDYQRWMGYNDSIRSCRVIRNTSGKFRIRLYERPDFAGQMMEFSEDNPNIPEHWRHPEVHSCNVMDGAWVFYELPNYRGHQHLLERGEYRHFNDWRSNVGSIRRVQNL, encoded by the exons ATGGACCGCATTGGAAAG ATCGTCTTCTATGAGGACAAAAACTTCCAGGGTCACCACTTTGAATGCTGTAGCGATTGCCCTGAGTTGAGTTCCCACTTTAGCCGCTGCAACTCCATCCGTGTGGAGAATGGGAACTGGGTGTTGTACGAGAGGCCCAACTACCTGGGCACTCAGTACATTTTGACCAGTggagagtaccccgactaccagcGCTGGATGGGCTACAATGACAGCATCAGGTCCTGCCGCGTCATCCGCAAC ACATCTGGCAAGTTCAGGATCCGCCTCTACGAGCGTCCCGACTTTGCAGGTCAGATGATGGAGTTCAGCGAAGACAACCCTAACATCCCCGAGCACTGGCGTCACCCCGAGGTGCACTCCTGCAACGTGATGGATGGCGCCTGGGTGTTCTACGAGCTCCCCAACTACCGCGGCCACCAGCACCTACTGGAGAGGGGCGAGTACCGCCACTTCAACGACTGGAGGTCCAACGTGGGGTCCATTCGCCGCGTTCAGAACCTTTAG